A window of Castanea sativa cultivar Marrone di Chiusa Pesio chromosome 1, ASM4071231v1 contains these coding sequences:
- the LOC142641969 gene encoding peroxidase 51-like, with protein sequence MGLWRGIVLLLAFTIIGRGEGQLVENFYRSSCPNVESIVQQAVSTKFSQTFTTIPATLRLFFHDCFVQGCDASIMIASPNNDAEKDAPDNTSLAGDGFDTVVKAKQAVEQACPGKVSCADILAIAARDVVVLAGGPSFNVELGRRDGLISQASLVTGNLPEPTFNLNQLNTIFAKNNLSQNDMIALSGAHTVGFSHCSRFSDRLYSFSSSSSVDPSLNSTYAQQLEAACPQNVDPSIAVDLDPVTPRTFDNVYYQNLVAGKGLLTSDQVLYTDPTSQPTIVDFANNPGDFNGAFIAAMKKLGRVGVKTGKDGEIRTDCTAFNS encoded by the exons ATGGGGTTATGGAGAGGGATAGTGTTGTTACTAGCTTTTACGATCATAGGGAGAGGAGAGGGGCAACTAGTCGAAAATTTCTACAGGTCGAGCTGCCCAAACGTTGAGTCCATAGTGCAACAGGCAGTTTCTACAAAGTTTAGCCAGACTTTCACCACAATCCCTGCCACTCTTCGTCTATTCTTCCATGATTGCTTTGTTCAG GGATGTGATGCCTCAATCATGATAGCATCGCCAAATAATGATGCAGAAAAGGATGCCCCAGATAATACTTCCCTAGCAGGAGATGGGTTTGACACTGTCGTCAAGGCAAAACAAGCCGTGGAACAAGCCTGCCCTGGCAAAGTCTCATGTGCCGACATTTTAGCTATTGCTGCAAGAGATGTTGTTGTCCTG GCTGGAGGCCCTTCATTCAATGTAGAACTTGGACGCCGCGATGGCCTTATTTCTCAGGCATCTTTGGTAACTGGTAATTTGCCAGAACCAACCTTTAATCTCAACCAGCTCAACACCATTTTTGCCAAAAACAATCTTAGTCAAAATGATATGATAGCATTGTCTGGAGCTCATACTGTAGGCTTCTCACACTGCAGTCGCTTTTCAGACCGCTTGTACTCATTTTCATCATCCTCTTCTGTCGACCCTTCTTTGAATTCTACTTATGCCCAGCAGTTGGAAGCAGCTTGTCCTCAAAATGTAGACCCCAGCATAGCTGTTGATCTTGATCCTGTAACCCCCCGAACTTTTGACAATGTGTACTACCAAAACTTGGTTGCAGGAAAGGGCTTGTTAACTTCCGATCAGGTGCTCTACACTGACCCAACATCTCAACCTACTATAGTTGATTTTGCAAACAATCCTGGTGATTTCAATGGAGCTTTTATCGCGGCAATGAAGAAGCTCGGTAGAGTTGGTGTTAAGACTGGTAAGGATGGAGAGATTAGGACAGACTGCACAGCATTCAATTCGTGA